From Campylobacter showae:
GTCAAATTTTATATAAATTAGACGCAAATTTACAAAATTTCATGCGATAAATAACCGATTTGCAAGCTAAATTTTGACACGGCAAAACGCAAGCCATTAACTTTATCGCAACGAAATTTACTCAAATTTATCGCAATCAAAAACTCGCTAAAGCTAAATTTGAGCGCAAGCTAAAAGGTCGCCGCCGTCAAATTTAAACCTCCTCAAGCCCCATCAAAAGCCTAATAGCAAGGTTTGCCTCGTGATTTGCGCAGATCGCCACGCGCGCGGCCATGAGCCCCTGTCCTACGCCCGCAGCGTTTTGCAGATCGCCGCACAGATAGACGTTTCGCGCGAATTTGACCGTTTTTATGAGATTTGAGCTAAAGTGCCCCGCCATGCCCGACGCGCCGACGATCTTTTTGTCCCGCAGGCTCGCGCCCGCCTCGTTTACCATCATCGCCTTGCCCGCGACATTGTCAAAGGCCTCGCAGATAATGCTGCACGGCGCGAAAATCTCGGCGACGTTGCTCGCGTCTAGCGTCACGTCGTGCGTCACCACCTCGACAAATGGATTTACCTCGGCGATGAGCTCTTTTAGCGCGTCCGTTTTTTTCATGCCGATGTGGCGGACGAAGTACTGCTGGCGGTTTAGGTTGCTAGGCTCCACGACGTCAAAGTCGGCCAGCACGAGCTTAGCGACTCCCGTGCGGGCAAGGCTTAGCGCGATATTTGAGCCAAGACCGCCAAGTCCCGCCACGCCCACGCAGCCGCTAGCTAGAGCCGCGTTTAGCTCGGGGCTGTTTCTGGAGGCGATCATGGCCTTTAGCACCTCTCGTCCAGGCATCACGCCGCGCCTTATAAATACGACATTTGCGCCATCTTTTATCTCCAAATTTTCCTTCGTCGCAAAGCCGTCCAGGATAAAGATATCCGGCTCGCTAGCGTTAAATTTGGCTAGAAATTTATACATCTCGCCGTTTTTATCGCCCAGAGCCTCGTTTTTTAGCTCCTCCATCGTGTTTGCCGCGACTTTAAATTTCGCTCCGTTTAGCGTTATTTTTTTCATTTTTCTCCTTAAATTTACAAAATCATTTGGCTAAATTTGACGCGCTCTAGCCCAAATCCTGCTCGATCCTATACCATTCGTAAACGTCGCCGCCAAGCTCGCCGTGAAATAGCGGTTTGAGTTTTAAATTTAGCCTAACCGCGGGCGCGTCTAAAAACTCGCTCGAGCGGTAAAGCAGCAGCCATTTTACGCGTTCGTCTAGGGCCTTTAGCGCGTTTTCGCCGCCCTCAAACATCGTTAAGCGCGGCATGAAAGCTTCATTTATGTCGCTTGTTACGTGCACGCTCCTGCTCGCCATGCCAAAAAGCGGTATAGACGCGTCAAACTCGCGCTCGCGCGA
This genomic window contains:
- the thiF gene encoding sulfur carrier protein ThiS adenylyltransferase ThiF — translated: MKKITLNGAKFKVAANTMEELKNEALGDKNGEMYKFLAKFNASEPDIFILDGFATKENLEIKDGANVVFIRRGVMPGREVLKAMIASRNSPELNAALASGCVGVAGLGGLGSNIALSLARTGVAKLVLADFDVVEPSNLNRQQYFVRHIGMKKTDALKELIAEVNPFVEVVTHDVTLDASNVAEIFAPCSIICEAFDNVAGKAMMVNEAGASLRDKKIVGASGMAGHFSSNLIKTVKFARNVYLCGDLQNAAGVGQGLMAARVAICANHEANLAIRLLMGLEEV